Proteins encoded by one window of Flavobacterium sp. N502540:
- a CDS encoding ABC transporter permease — protein sequence MQNFFSLLKREFQLFWKNKVLRILFIGAPILYGVLLGYVYGKGKVTDLPILVVDQDRSELSSKAIQMFEDNEVLSVSSILYDQNNLSKLAIQKDATCVVIIPKDFEKMTLTKKYPEITTIVNTSNVLTANYASTAIQICLGTLKAGVQIETLRKQGVPENLLASQYEPFKTTFIKKYNRSTNYMYFLWPGVLATVLQQVLLLGLALSFASEFENGTFKDLVKKCPSLLKMLAVKIIPYLIMSFGIWIIYWLFTLWFRLPFYENLAPLTFIAGFFVLAASFIGILVSIVVPNQLKATEILMVIATPSFILSGFTWPLSQMPQTVQAIANVIPLTHFLKAFRILIIENGTFSQTTASIRNMIIIGLVCAIAAYIALYFKKKEALKEI from the coding sequence ATGCAAAATTTCTTTTCATTGCTTAAACGGGAATTTCAATTGTTCTGGAAAAACAAAGTCCTGAGAATCCTTTTTATCGGTGCACCTATTTTATACGGTGTTTTATTAGGCTACGTTTACGGAAAAGGCAAAGTTACCGACTTACCCATTCTTGTAGTCGATCAGGACCGTTCTGAGCTAAGCTCAAAAGCCATTCAGATGTTTGAGGACAACGAAGTACTATCCGTCTCATCTATTTTATACGACCAGAACAATCTTTCTAAACTTGCCATACAAAAAGATGCCACTTGTGTGGTTATCATTCCGAAAGATTTTGAGAAAATGACTCTCACCAAAAAATATCCTGAAATTACGACTATCGTTAACACCTCTAATGTACTCACTGCTAACTATGCCTCAACAGCCATACAAATTTGTCTGGGCACTTTAAAGGCCGGCGTTCAAATCGAAACCTTAAGAAAACAAGGAGTTCCGGAAAACTTGCTTGCCTCACAATACGAACCCTTCAAAACTACGTTTATCAAAAAGTACAACCGAAGTACTAATTATATGTATTTTCTTTGGCCAGGGGTTTTGGCGACTGTTCTTCAACAGGTTTTACTATTAGGACTGGCGCTTTCATTTGCATCAGAATTTGAAAACGGAACTTTTAAAGACCTCGTAAAAAAATGCCCTTCTCTTCTGAAAATGCTGGCAGTAAAAATAATCCCCTATCTGATCATGAGCTTTGGAATCTGGATCATTTACTGGCTCTTCACGTTGTGGTTCCGACTGCCATTTTACGAAAACTTAGCGCCTCTTACTTTTATTGCCGGTTTTTTTGTACTGGCGGCTTCTTTCATCGGAATTCTGGTCAGCATCGTAGTTCCGAATCAGTTAAAAGCAACCGAGATTTTAATGGTAATAGCCACACCAAGCTTTATCCTAAGCGGTTTTACCTGGCCCTTAAGTCAGATGCCACAGACTGTACAAGCCATTGCCAATGTAATTCCACTCACCCATTTTTTAAAAGCTTTCAGAATATTAATTATAGAGAACGGTACATTTTCACAAACCACAGCCTCTATCCGCAACATGATCATCATTGGACTCGTGTGTGCCATAGCCGCCTACATTGCCTTATACTTTAAAAAGAAAGAAGCACTTAAAGAAATTTAA
- a CDS encoding ABC-F family ATP-binding cassette domain-containing protein has product MITVNDISVQFGGTTLFSDVSFAINENDKIALMGKNGAGKSTLLKIIAGQSKPSTGSVSTPKDAVVAYLPQHLLTKDGSTVMEEASKAFGEIFKMKAEIDEINEQLTVRTDYESDAYMKLIERVSDLSEKYYAIEEVNYEAEVEKILTGLGFEREDFTRQTSEFSGGWRMRIELAKILLQKPDLILLDEPTNHMDIESIQWLEEFLVNSAKAVVVISHDRAFVDNITNRTIEVTMGRIYDYKAKYSHYLELRKDRRIHQQKAYDEQQKMIADNRAFIDRFKGTFSKTDAVQSRVKMLEKLEIVQVDEVDTSALRLKFPPAARSGQYPVIVKEMSKAYGDHVVFRDANVVIERGQKVAFVGKNGEGKSTMIKAIMKEIGVDSGSVEIGHNAQIGYFAQNQASLLDENATIFETIDAIAVGDIRTQIKNILGAFMFQGDDITKKVKVLSGGEKTRLAMIKLLLEPVNLLILDEPSNHLDMKTKDIIKDALRDFDGTLILVSHDRDFLDGLATKVFEFGNKRVKEHFEDVAGFLAHKKMDSMREIEK; this is encoded by the coding sequence ATGATTACAGTTAACGATATTTCGGTTCAGTTTGGTGGAACTACATTATTTAGCGATGTTTCTTTTGCTATCAATGAAAATGATAAAATTGCCCTTATGGGTAAAAATGGTGCGGGAAAATCGACACTTTTAAAAATAATTGCCGGTCAAAGTAAGCCTTCTACCGGAAGTGTTTCAACTCCGAAAGATGCCGTTGTGGCTTATTTGCCTCAGCATTTGTTAACAAAAGATGGTTCGACTGTAATGGAAGAAGCTTCTAAGGCTTTTGGAGAAATTTTTAAAATGAAAGCTGAAATCGATGAAATCAACGAGCAATTAACGGTTCGTACCGATTATGAAAGTGATGCTTACATGAAACTAATCGAGAGAGTTTCAGATTTAAGTGAGAAATACTATGCGATCGAAGAAGTAAACTACGAAGCCGAAGTTGAAAAAATATTAACAGGTTTAGGTTTTGAGCGCGAAGATTTTACTCGTCAGACTTCTGAATTTTCAGGAGGATGGAGAATGCGTATCGAATTGGCTAAAATTCTTCTTCAAAAACCGGATTTGATTTTATTGGATGAGCCAACCAATCACATGGATATTGAAAGTATTCAATGGTTGGAAGAGTTTTTGGTTAATTCGGCAAAAGCAGTAGTTGTGATTTCGCACGATAGAGCATTCGTAGATAATATTACGAATCGTACTATTGAGGTAACCATGGGAAGGATTTACGATTACAAAGCAAAATATTCTCATTATTTAGAATTGAGAAAAGACCGTCGTATACACCAACAAAAAGCATACGATGAGCAGCAAAAAATGATTGCTGATAACAGAGCTTTTATTGATCGTTTTAAAGGAACATTCTCAAAAACTGACGCCGTTCAGTCTCGTGTAAAAATGCTGGAGAAGCTTGAAATTGTTCAGGTTGATGAAGTAGATACTTCTGCATTGCGTTTGAAATTCCCGCCAGCGGCACGTTCCGGGCAATACCCTGTTATTGTAAAAGAAATGTCTAAGGCTTACGGAGACCATGTGGTGTTTAGAGATGCTAATGTTGTAATCGAACGCGGTCAGAAAGTAGCTTTTGTGGGGAAAAATGGAGAAGGAAAATCGACCATGATCAAAGCGATCATGAAAGAAATTGGCGTTGATTCCGGAAGTGTTGAGATTGGACATAATGCACAAATTGGATATTTTGCACAAAACCAAGCATCATTACTAGATGAGAATGCTACAATTTTTGAAACGATTGATGCTATTGCAGTAGGAGATATTCGTACTCAGATTAAAAATATTCTGGGAGCGTTTATGTTCCAAGGAGATGATATTACCAAAAAGGTAAAAGTGCTTTCAGGAGGAGAAAAAACTCGTTTGGCAATGATAAAACTATTGTTAGAGCCTGTAAACTTATTGATTCTGGATGAGCCTTCGAATCACCTGGACATGAAAACCAAAGATATTATTAAAGATGCCTTACGTGATTTCGACGGAACTTTAATTTTGGTTTCTCACGACCGTGATTTCTTAGATGGCTTAGCGACTAAAGTGTTTGAATTTGGAAACAAACGTGTAAAAGAACACTTTGAAGATGTTGCAGGATTCCTGGCACATAAGAAAATGGATTCTATGCGAGAAATCGAAAAGTAA
- a CDS encoding GlmU family protein codes for MNYILFDGPVRNALLPFTFTRPVADILIGIMTIRQKWEARLGSTITTITEDYLSQKFPMVEMEENVMINAAYLPNDTLAEMVSDLKANQAIFKGDDVIAFFTNENQEEVDFDSYEIIPYNDACLTVEHTWDIFSKNDAAIREDFQYLTEDRKSQPIPKSVNVIAPENIFLEEGAKLEFVTLNASNGPIYIGKNAEIMEGTVIRGPFALCENAQVKLNAKVYGATTVGPGSRIGGEVKNSVLFANSNKGHDGFLGDSVLGEWCNIGADSNNSNLKNNYEEVKLWSYETEGFAKTGLQFCGLMMGDHSKCGINTMFNTGTVVGVSANIFGSGFPRNFVPSFSWGGAAGFTTYVTKKAFETAKLVMGRRNIEFDETEAAILEHIFEETKKWRKD; via the coding sequence ATGAATTACATTCTTTTTGACGGTCCCGTCCGGAATGCATTATTACCTTTTACTTTTACAAGACCTGTTGCTGACATATTAATTGGAATTATGACGATTCGCCAGAAATGGGAAGCACGTCTAGGTTCGACTATAACTACCATTACCGAAGATTATTTATCGCAAAAATTTCCGATGGTAGAAATGGAAGAGAATGTAATGATCAATGCAGCGTATTTACCAAATGATACACTTGCGGAGATGGTTTCAGATTTAAAGGCTAATCAGGCTATTTTTAAAGGGGATGATGTAATTGCTTTTTTTACGAATGAAAATCAGGAAGAAGTTGATTTTGATTCCTATGAAATCATTCCATACAATGACGCTTGTCTGACCGTAGAACATACCTGGGATATTTTTTCTAAAAATGATGCCGCGATCCGTGAAGATTTTCAGTATTTGACCGAAGACAGAAAATCGCAGCCGATCCCAAAAAGTGTAAATGTTATTGCTCCTGAAAATATATTTCTGGAAGAAGGTGCAAAATTAGAGTTCGTAACACTGAATGCTTCTAATGGGCCAATATATATAGGTAAGAATGCAGAGATTATGGAAGGGACTGTAATTCGCGGACCTTTTGCTTTATGCGAGAATGCACAGGTGAAACTAAACGCCAAAGTTTACGGAGCTACAACAGTAGGTCCGGGATCGAGAATTGGCGGAGAAGTTAAGAACTCAGTGCTTTTTGCAAATTCAAACAAAGGCCATGATGGGTTTTTAGGGGATTCTGTTTTAGGTGAATGGTGTAATATTGGTGCCGACAGCAACAATTCGAACCTGAAGAACAATTACGAAGAAGTGAAACTATGGAGCTACGAAACCGAAGGGTTTGCTAAAACCGGACTTCAGTTTTGTGGTTTAATGATGGGAGATCACAGTAAATGTGGAATCAATACCATGTTCAACACCGGAACAGTAGTTGGAGTAAGTGCTAATATCTTCGGAAGCGGTTTTCCACGCAATTTTGTTCCAAGTTTTTCTTGGGGTGGGGCAGCCGGTTTTACAACTTATGTGACCAAAAAAGCTTTTGAAACAGCGAAATTAGTTATGGGGCGTCGAAATATTGAATTTGACGAAACAGAAGCTGCAATCTTAGAACACATTTTTGAAGAAACTAAAAAATGGAGGAAAGATTAA
- a CDS encoding type B 50S ribosomal protein L31, producing MKKGIHPENYRLVAFKDMSNDEVFITKSTADTKETIEVDGVEYPVVKMEISRTSHPFYTGKSKLIDTAGRIDKFKTKYAKHAKK from the coding sequence ATGAAAAAAGGAATTCACCCAGAAAATTACAGATTAGTTGCATTTAAAGACATGTCAAATGACGAAGTTTTTATCACTAAATCTACTGCAGATACAAAAGAAACAATTGAAGTTGACGGAGTTGAGTATCCAGTTGTAAAAATGGAGATTTCTAGAACATCTCACCCATTTTATACTGGTAAATCTAAACTTATCGATACTGCAGGACGTATTGATAAATTCAAAACTAAATATGCAAAACACGCTAAAAAATAA
- a CDS encoding DUF4199 domain-containing protein, which produces MINEVIKKNGITYGVMIGIASALFTATIYAIDLNLFTAWWMGIIGIVISLTISIVLLSKTKKELKGVFPFKDAFTTYFIAAVIGVLISTLFNIVLFNVIDPGAKDTLNEIMIKYTANMMQKFGAPASSINEAISKMKESSPYSTFELLKGSVFAIVISAIFGLIFAAFFKSKTTQE; this is translated from the coding sequence ATGATCAATGAAGTTATTAAAAAGAATGGAATTACTTACGGTGTAATGATTGGAATTGCATCTGCATTATTTACTGCTACGATATACGCGATTGATCTGAATCTGTTCACAGCCTGGTGGATGGGCATCATAGGTATTGTAATCAGTCTGACAATCAGCATCGTTTTACTTTCTAAAACTAAGAAAGAATTAAAAGGAGTTTTCCCTTTCAAAGATGCTTTTACCACTTACTTTATAGCTGCTGTAATTGGAGTTCTAATTTCTACTTTATTTAATATTGTTTTATTTAACGTTATTGATCCGGGCGCAAAAGATACTTTAAACGAAATCATGATCAAATATACTGCTAACATGATGCAGAAATTTGGAGCTCCTGCTTCATCAATTAATGAAGCCATTAGCAAAATGAAAGAAAGCAGCCCTTACTCGACTTTTGAATTATTAAAGGGATCTGTTTTTGCAATTGTTATCAGTGCCATTTTTGGATTAATTTTCGCCGCATTTTTTAAAAGCAAAACTACACAAGAATAA
- a CDS encoding glycosyltransferase family 2 protein gives MNLSILIPLLNEEESLKELYSWIIKVMQSNNYSYEIIFVDDGSTDDSWNIIESFSNENPNVKGIRFMKNFGKSQALHAGFAKAQGDVIITMDADLQDSPDEIPGLYEMITVQKFDLVSGWKKKRYDSVVAKNLPSKLFNWAARKTSGVELNDFNCGLKAYKNAVVKNVEVSGEMHRYIPVLAKNAGFNKIGEKVVIHQARKYGETKFGMERFINGFLDLITIWFLSRFGKRPMHLFGAIGSLMFIIGFLLAGYIGISKLYHMYNGMKYSLITNNPWFFIALTTMILGTQLFLAGFLGEIILRTKNNEARYKVAREVNF, from the coding sequence ATGAATTTATCTATACTTATACCGCTTCTTAATGAGGAGGAATCACTAAAAGAACTCTATTCGTGGATTATTAAAGTGATGCAATCTAACAATTACTCTTATGAAATCATTTTTGTGGATGATGGAAGTACAGATGATTCTTGGAATATCATTGAAAGTTTCTCTAACGAAAATCCGAATGTAAAAGGGATTCGTTTTATGAAAAACTTTGGAAAATCGCAGGCTCTGCATGCTGGTTTTGCCAAAGCACAAGGAGATGTTATCATCACTATGGATGCGGATTTACAAGATAGCCCGGACGAAATTCCTGGTTTATATGAAATGATCACAGTTCAGAAATTTGATTTGGTTTCAGGATGGAAAAAGAAACGTTACGATTCTGTAGTAGCAAAAAATCTTCCTTCAAAACTATTTAACTGGGCCGCCAGAAAAACTTCAGGTGTCGAGTTAAACGATTTCAACTGCGGATTGAAAGCTTATAAAAATGCCGTAGTTAAAAACGTTGAAGTTTCGGGCGAAATGCACCGTTACATTCCGGTTTTGGCTAAGAATGCCGGTTTTAATAAAATCGGAGAAAAAGTGGTTATTCATCAGGCCCGTAAATATGGTGAAACTAAATTTGGAATGGAACGTTTTATAAACGGTTTTCTTGATTTAATTACTATTTGGTTCTTATCCCGATTCGGAAAAAGACCTATGCACTTGTTTGGTGCTATTGGATCGTTGATGTTTATCATCGGATTTTTACTGGCTGGTTATATCGGAATTTCAAAATTATACCATATGTATAACGGAATGAAATACAGCCTAATCACCAATAATCCATGGTTTTTCATTGCTTTGACTACCATGATACTGGGAACTCAATTGTTCCTGGCAGGTTTTCTGGGTGAAATTATCCTGAGAACCAAAAACAACGAAGCTCGTTACAAAGTAGCCCGTGAGGTTAATTTTTAA
- a CDS encoding phospho-sugar mutase: protein MNIAPNILNAVNEWLTPTFDSETQAAVKELMTTSPKELEESFYKNLEFGTGGMRGVMGVGSNRINKYTLGKNTQGLSDYLHIAFPNQPLKVVIAYDCRHNSNSLAKVVADVFSANGIHVYLFSDLRPTPELSFALKYLGCQCGIVLTASHNPPEYNGYKVYWEDGGQIVPPQDTAIIDTIENLGYDKIKFKANESLIEYIDIELDKAFVKSSIENASFNTPAKAKDNLHIVFTSLHGTSIKSIPDTLSQAGYKNVHIVPEQAIPDGNFPTVKSPNPEEPEALTMALALADKTNSDIVIGTDPDCDRLGVAVRNNEGKLILLNGNQTMVMMTAFLLKQWKKAGKINGKQFIGSTIVSTPMMMELATNYGVECKVGLTGFKWIAKMIKDFPQLQFIGGGEESFGFMVGDAVRDKDAVAATLLICEVAAQAKAAGSSVYKELLQLYVENGFYKEHLISLTKKGMQGLEEINQMMISLRNNPLKEISGQRVIMMEDYQTSIALNLLTGEESVMDIPKSNVLIYYTEDGSKICARPSGTEPKIKFYISVNAQLDTVEDFDAAESYLDEKIQSIIAGMQLK from the coding sequence ATGAATATAGCACCGAATATTCTAAATGCAGTAAACGAATGGCTAACCCCTACATTTGACAGCGAAACGCAAGCTGCTGTTAAAGAATTAATGACCACCTCACCAAAGGAACTAGAGGAAAGTTTTTATAAAAATCTGGAATTTGGAACTGGCGGAATGCGTGGTGTGATGGGTGTTGGAAGCAACCGTATTAACAAATACACCCTTGGGAAAAACACTCAGGGTTTATCTGATTATTTACATATTGCGTTCCCAAACCAACCTTTAAAAGTAGTCATTGCGTATGATTGCCGTCACAACAGTAATAGCCTGGCAAAGGTTGTTGCAGATGTTTTTTCGGCAAACGGAATTCACGTGTATTTATTTTCAGATTTGCGACCAACTCCGGAATTATCCTTTGCTCTTAAATATTTAGGCTGCCAATGCGGAATTGTATTAACTGCTTCTCACAATCCACCGGAATATAATGGTTATAAAGTGTACTGGGAAGATGGCGGACAAATTGTTCCTCCACAGGATACTGCAATTATCGACACGATCGAGAATTTAGGTTATGATAAAATTAAATTTAAAGCTAACGAAAGCCTGATCGAGTATATCGATATCGAACTCGACAAAGCTTTTGTAAAATCGTCTATCGAAAACGCAAGCTTCAATACTCCTGCTAAAGCAAAAGACAACCTACATATTGTTTTTACTTCTTTGCACGGAACTTCTATAAAATCTATTCCTGATACTTTATCGCAGGCAGGTTATAAAAATGTACATATCGTACCGGAGCAAGCCATTCCTGATGGGAATTTCCCAACGGTAAAATCTCCAAATCCTGAAGAACCTGAAGCTTTAACTATGGCTCTGGCTTTGGCTGATAAAACGAATTCAGATATAGTAATTGGAACGGATCCTGATTGCGATCGTCTTGGTGTTGCTGTTAGAAACAACGAAGGCAAACTGATTTTACTGAACGGAAATCAGACCATGGTTATGATGACCGCTTTCTTATTGAAACAATGGAAAAAAGCAGGTAAAATTAACGGAAAACAATTCATTGGATCTACCATTGTTTCGACTCCGATGATGATGGAATTAGCCACCAATTATGGTGTTGAATGCAAAGTAGGACTGACAGGTTTTAAATGGATTGCCAAAATGATTAAAGATTTCCCTCAACTTCAATTTATTGGAGGCGGTGAAGAAAGCTTTGGTTTCATGGTTGGAGATGCCGTAAGAGACAAAGATGCCGTTGCCGCAACCTTATTAATCTGCGAAGTTGCCGCTCAGGCAAAAGCAGCAGGAAGCAGTGTTTACAAAGAGCTTCTTCAGCTTTATGTTGAAAACGGTTTTTATAAAGAACATTTGATTTCTTTAACCAAAAAAGGGATGCAGGGTCTGGAAGAAATCAATCAAATGATGATCAGTTTGCGCAACAATCCGTTAAAAGAAATCAGCGGGCAACGTGTGATCATGATGGAAGATTACCAGACATCAATTGCTTTGAATTTATTGACCGGGGAAGAATCGGTAATGGATATTCCAAAATCAAATGTACTGATTTATTATACTGAAGACGGTTCTAAAATTTGCGCCAGACCAAGCGGAACTGAGCCTAAAATTAAATTCTACATTAGTGTTAATGCACAGTTGGATACTGTTGAGGATTTTGATGCGGCAGAAAGCTACCTGGACGAAAAGATACAAAGCATTATTGCAGGTATGCAATTGAAATAA